The DNA sequence CCGTGAAGTTCATCGAACGGAACAAGGATCGACCATTCTTTTTCTATCTCGCGCACTCGATGGTGCATGTGCCGCTGTACGTGAGCGATAAGTTTCGCGGCAAGTCGCAGCAGGGGCTCTACGGCGACGTCTGCATGGAGGTCGACTGGAGCGTGGGGGAGGTTCTCGCAGCGCTGAAAAGACACGGCATCGACGACAACACGCTCGTGATCTACACGAGCGACAACGGCCCCTGGCTCAGCTACGGCGACCATGCCGGGACCGCGGGGCCGTTGCGCGAAGGGAAAGGTACTTGCTGGGAGGGTGGCACACGCGTGCCGACGCTCATGCGCTGGCCCGGCGTGATCCCGGCCGGTTCGACGTGCGACGGCATGCTGATGACGATCGACCTTCTGCCGTCGCTCGCCCAGCTGATCGGCGCGGAGTTACCCGCTCACAAGATCGACGGGCTCGACGTCTGGCCGTTGATCGTCGGGACCAGTGGCGCTCGGAATCCGCACGACGGCTATGCGTTCTACTACGAGCAGAACCAGCTCCAGGCCGTCATGAGCGGCGACGGCCGCTGGAAACTGCAACTACCGCACTCCTATCGAACGCTGGGCGGTCGAGCCGGAGGCAAGGGCGGCATTCCCGCGAAGTACGAGGTCCGCAAGATCGAGAAGCCGGAACTTTACGACCTCGTGAACGACGTGGGGGAAACGACCGACGTCGCCTCGGCCAATCCGGACATCGTGAAGCAACTCGAATCGTTCGTCGAATCGACGCGGGCCGAGTTGGGCGACGCTTTCATGCAGCGCAGCGGAACAGGCTCACGCGAAGCGGGCCGAGTCAGAGAGTCGGAGCAAGGCACGAACGCAAAGTGATCGGCTTCTTCATCTCCGGCTTAGTGTATCCGACGGCCTCCGGCAGTCGTTTTTTTGTTTCGCATCCCCGGGCACACCGGATAAGTTGATTCCGCATACGACCGCCTGTGCGAGGATACGTTGCGCTCCAGCCGGGCCTCCGGCTCGATCGAGGCCGATGCCCTTTCGGAGCGGGGCACACCGGTCGTGCTTGTCGTGTCGACTCTCGCTGCCCGAACTCTTTCACGATCCATCGCCATGCCGAAAACTCTGCTCGCGATCGGTGCCCATTACGACGACTGCGTCTTCGGCGTGCCGGGGCTCATGCTGCAAGCCGTGGCCAAGCACTACCGCGTCGTGAATCTTTCTTTGATCGGCGACTACCAGGGCTGGCCTCCGATCGGCGATCGTCATGCAGAACTCATCGCCGGGACGAAGGAATTGAACTTGAGCTACGGCGTCGAGACGCGCTTTCTCGATTTCAAGTCGCACCGGTTCGATGTGAACGAAACGACGAAGCGGGCCGTTGCACAGGCGGTGGCGGAGATCAATCCCGACGTCGCCGTGATGCTCTGGCGTCACGACCATCACGATGATCACGTCGTCGCGTCGGAGTTGAGCGGTATTGCGCTGCGTTATGCTTCCTCGTTGGTCACTGCGCCGCAGTATCGTCCGCCGCGTAAAATCTACCTCTACGACAACGGGCCGCGACATACGATCGGCTTCGAGCCCGACGTGTTCGTCGATGTCTCGGACGTGTGGCCCCGTGCGATCGAGTGGCTCGGTCGCCTCATGGCATTGGTGCGCAACGAAACCTACGTGCCGGGCGATCCGGATAGCGCACGGCAAACGAAGGAATCACTGGCTCGCTATCGCGGACAAACGTGCGGCGTCAAATACGCCGAAGCGCTGCGAGGCATGAACGTCGAACCGCGCGAGGTACTGTAATCGTCTTCGTAACGGACGTCGTTATCGCCGTCACCACTGCCGAAGCGATCTCGACGCCGGTCTAAGAGGAGTTTTCCCAGTATGCTTGAATCCGTTCCTCAGCTAAGCCGCAGAGCCTTCGTGCGTAACGGCTCACTGTTTCTCCTCGGAGTAGCAACGACCGATCTCCGAGCGGCCGAGGAACGGCCTCGCAAAGTTCGGGTCCCCCAGCTATTCAGAGGCCTAGCGGCGGGACGGATATAGATTCGAGGGGATTCAGTTGCGGGCGTCTTGTCGGCTCACGTCCGATCTGCGATTACCTGCCCAGCCGCTCTATGGAAATCATCCGAGGCCGAGTCCGGATTGTATGGAGGTAATCGCCCTCCACCTCGCGCTTCTGCAATGAAATATGCAATCAAGCGAGCCTTATCATGCTCTGCCGGCGTGAGCGTGTACATCGCGTGAACGGTTGCCCTCAGTCGCTTAGTGATATTGTCCAAACATCCCTGAAAACCGGGGATTATCCGAGCCTTCTGAATGTTGACCCGAAAGATGTTTTCGTACTCTGGAGCGAACTCGGTGGAAGGCAGTCGCTTAATCCGGGGACCCGAGTTTGGGAAGAGGACGTTCAGCAACTCATCCGATTCGCCTCTTATCACGACCGATTCGGCAAATCGTGAAAGAATCATTGATGCCGATTGGTGCAGTTGTGAGTTGGGGATGATCTCAAGCTGCGTGTTCGAGGCATAGCTAATCCATACAGCCTTGGCCTCGAAGTGCCTTTCTTCCAACTCCTCAAAAAAGCGATTGACATCATAGCCGTCGAATCCGCCGTATCCACAGATGCAAACCAGATTCACTGACCGCAAAACCTCTGACCAGTAGTGTTTCGTGTTCGCCTGAAAGCCGTCCCGGATGACTTGGTGCAAGACGCCTTGAAGATGCACTGCGTCAATGTTGCAGTCGCCATGGAATTTGTAAATCTTTGGCTCGCCAATTAAGTTGCCCACATCGAGCGGCACGTCGGTTGACTCAAGCTCGCAAGTCGTGAGAACACG is a window from the Planctomycetia bacterium genome containing:
- a CDS encoding PIG-L family deacetylase, producing the protein MPKTLLAIGAHYDDCVFGVPGLMLQAVAKHYRVVNLSLIGDYQGWPPIGDRHAELIAGTKELNLSYGVETRFLDFKSHRFDVNETTKRAVAQAVAEINPDVAVMLWRHDHHDDHVVASELSGIALRYASSLVTAPQYRPPRKIYLYDNGPRHTIGFEPDVFVDVSDVWPRAIEWLGRLMALVRNETYVPGDPDSARQTKESLARYRGQTCGVKYAEALRGMNVEPREVL